One region of Chryseobacterium muglaense genomic DNA includes:
- a CDS encoding DUF4296 domain-containing protein — MKKLIFIFVLMCLFSCNEYIDKPKNLIDKTKMSEIIADLAINDQVIYLYPGTNLESGTRFILKSHQVKNEDFIASYRYYIVKQKMKGIVDDAQEIIIKKDPKSEKKIKGDIKVENLELPKNKVERQ, encoded by the coding sequence ATGAAAAAATTGATCTTCATTTTTGTTTTGATGTGCTTATTTTCATGCAATGAATACATAGACAAACCAAAAAATCTTATCGATAAAACCAAGATGTCTGAAATTATCGCTGATTTAGCAATTAACGATCAGGTTATCTATTTGTATCCGGGAACCAATTTGGAGAGTGGAACGAGATTTATTCTGAAAAGCCATCAGGTGAAGAACGAAGACTTTATTGCAAGTTACCGATACTATATTGTAAAGCAAAAAATGAAGGGAATTGTAGATGATGCCCAAGAAATTATTATAAAAAAAGATCCAAAGTCTGAAAAGAAAATAAAAGGTGATATTAAAGTTGAAAATTTAGAATTGCCAAAAAACAAAGTTGAAAGACAATAA
- the tgt gene encoding tRNA guanosine(34) transglycosylase Tgt — protein sequence MNFFNIEKTSEGKARAGVLNTDHGTVQTPIFMPVGTVASVKTVHQREIKDDIKAQIILGNTYHLYLRPGMEVMEAAGGLHKFMNWDLPILTDSGGFQVFSLSGSRKMSEEGVKFKSHIDGSYHLFTPEKSMEIQRQIGADIFMAFDECVAYPAHYNQVKKSMDMTHRWLKRCMDWNEQNPELYGYKQRFFPIVQGSTFSDLRKISAEVIAEAGAEGNAIGGLSVGEPEDELYRITDEVTDILPKDKPRYLMGVGTPWNILESIGLGIDMMDCVMPTRNARNGMLFTWQGVMNMKNERWKKDFSPLDEFGTSFVDQEYSKAYVRHLFVSKEYLAKQIASIHNLAFYLDLVKVAREHILAGDFYQWKDSVVPVLRQRL from the coding sequence ATGAATTTTTTTAATATAGAAAAAACCTCAGAAGGCAAAGCAAGAGCCGGCGTTTTGAATACAGACCACGGAACCGTTCAAACACCTATTTTCATGCCTGTAGGTACTGTAGCAAGTGTAAAAACCGTTCACCAAAGAGAAATAAAAGATGATATTAAAGCTCAGATTATTTTGGGAAATACCTATCACCTTTATCTTCGACCAGGAATGGAAGTAATGGAAGCTGCAGGAGGTTTACATAAATTTATGAATTGGGATCTTCCGATTCTTACCGATTCAGGAGGTTTTCAGGTGTTTTCACTTTCTGGAAGCAGAAAAATGTCTGAAGAAGGCGTAAAATTCAAATCTCATATCGACGGAAGTTATCACTTGTTTACTCCCGAAAAATCAATGGAAATCCAAAGACAAATTGGAGCTGATATTTTCATGGCATTTGATGAATGTGTTGCTTATCCCGCACATTATAATCAAGTGAAAAAATCGATGGATATGACGCATCGTTGGTTAAAAAGATGCATGGATTGGAATGAGCAAAATCCTGAATTATATGGTTATAAGCAAAGGTTTTTCCCTATTGTTCAAGGGTCTACTTTTTCAGATTTAAGAAAAATTTCTGCAGAAGTAATTGCAGAAGCAGGAGCTGAGGGGAATGCTATTGGCGGACTTTCTGTAGGTGAACCGGAAGATGAATTGTATAGAATTACCGATGAGGTAACAGATATTTTACCGAAAGACAAGCCTAGATATTTGATGGGAGTAGGTACTCCTTGGAATATTTTAGAATCAATCGGTTTGGGAATCGATATGATGGATTGCGTAATGCCGACCAGAAACGCCAGAAACGGAATGCTCTTCACTTGGCAAGGCGTAATGAATATGAAAAACGAAAGATGGAAGAAAGATTTTTCTCCGTTAGATGAGTTTGGGACAAGTTTTGTAGATCAGGAATATTCGAAAGCTTATGTGCGTCATTTGTTTGTGTCTAAAGAATATTTGGCTAAACAAATTGCATCAATTCACAATCTTGCATTTTACTTAGATTTGGTAAAAGTAGCAAGAGAACATATCTTAGCAGGAGATTTTTATCAGTGGAAAGATTCTGTAGTTCCTGTCTTGAGACAAAGGCTTTAG
- a CDS encoding four helix bundle protein, producing MEETDETLFWLEMLEELNYVQNEILLDLKIKTEEVLKTTSSYRKMLKN from the coding sequence ATTGAAGAAACCGACGAAACTTTATTTTGGCTTGAAATGCTTGAGGAATTAAATTATGTTCAAAACGAAATCTTATTAGATTTAAAAATCAAAACAGAAGAAGTTCTAAAAACGACTTCTTCTTATCGTAAAATGCTAAAGAACTAA
- a CDS encoding DUF4271 domain-containing protein encodes MNVIEREANLKDFLLQKYYDSSNNLPSWIITSLVTALSLSVLISQYVPIVPKYVADFQPFGYHLNKIGYTLIIISLFYLLRTALGFLFYQAIGDGKKWSIFYFTATKFHFILSVLLIILCITHYNFPIDRNSAFIYYIYFFSFVFIFKVFFYLFHRNNILPEKWYYKFLYICTLQIAPLLMLWKLLFI; translated from the coding sequence ATGAACGTGATAGAGCGTGAAGCCAATCTTAAAGATTTTCTTCTGCAGAAATATTATGACTCCAGTAATAATCTTCCGAGTTGGATCATTACTTCACTTGTTACCGCGCTAAGCTTAAGTGTTCTTATTTCTCAATACGTACCGATTGTTCCAAAATATGTCGCCGACTTTCAACCTTTTGGCTATCACTTGAATAAAATAGGATATACTTTAATAATTATTTCCCTTTTTTATTTATTAAGAACTGCATTGGGCTTTTTGTTTTATCAGGCGATAGGTGACGGCAAAAAATGGAGTATTTTTTATTTTACCGCCACAAAATTCCATTTTATCCTTTCGGTTTTGCTGATTATTTTGTGCATAACCCACTACAACTTTCCAATTGACAGAAATAGTGCATTTATTTATTATATCTATTTTTTTTCTTTTGTATTCATTTTCAAGGTGTTTTTCTATTTGTTTCACAGAAACAACATATTACCCGAAAAATGGTATTATAAATTTTTGTATATTTGCACCCTCCAAATTGCACCTCTGTTGATGCTTTGGAAGTTATTATTTATTTAA
- a CDS encoding sensor histidine kinase: MNNKFIPIISVFMTISLIVFVTLQFYWLKNYYVALEQEFSNKVYSALENTSKNIAEIEVDKLFNENYANLRDNVKANSKKPSLTTIQQTQDSGTQKSIVYYRNIIETQQLPLSKRGDSLLLTKMYTDDDAYTVKRDTSRRELLTSEINRDIESGDYNFKEFLKVNGNNLPLTKRVDPKILDSVITKELRMKGITADFGYGVSDKNNKLTSIFNKVFKEKKDTNSYSYPLFTDTKDRTLYTLALVFPKKEYSLAMNNWPMLLGTFLSLLTILGIYIISINYMMRQKKMAEVKTDFINNMSHEFKTPLATISVATDSLANDKIATNPDKVKYYSQLIKQENLRMKKQVENILNMSKLERNEVELFLKETNVRELIKKTTESFNLIIQQRNGKLIQEFNATHFTFKIDEFHISNMLVNLLDNANKYSPEPPEICIKTKNEGNWYVLEISDKGMGMETHNKTKIFEKFFREETGNIHNVKGQGLGLSYVKKIVELHKGQIIVDSEKDKGSKFIIKLPMV, from the coding sequence ATGAATAACAAATTCATCCCGATAATCTCGGTTTTTATGACAATTTCGCTTATCGTTTTTGTCACGCTGCAGTTTTATTGGCTTAAAAATTATTATGTTGCTTTGGAACAGGAATTCTCTAACAAAGTTTATTCCGCTTTGGAAAACACCTCCAAAAACATTGCAGAAATTGAAGTAGATAAGCTTTTTAATGAGAATTATGCAAATTTAAGAGACAATGTAAAGGCAAACAGCAAAAAACCGTCTCTTACAACCATTCAGCAAACTCAGGATTCAGGAACTCAAAAATCGATTGTTTACTACAGAAATATAATTGAAACGCAACAGCTTCCTCTTTCAAAAAGAGGTGACTCACTTCTCCTGACAAAAATGTATACTGACGACGATGCATATACAGTAAAAAGAGATACTTCACGACGCGAATTGCTGACCTCGGAAATCAATCGAGATATTGAAAGTGGGGATTATAATTTTAAAGAATTTTTAAAGGTAAATGGAAATAACTTACCTCTTACCAAGAGAGTTGACCCTAAAATTCTAGACTCTGTAATTACCAAAGAACTTAGAATGAAAGGAATTACCGCCGATTTTGGATACGGAGTTTCAGATAAAAATAACAAGCTTACCTCTATTTTCAATAAAGTTTTTAAAGAAAAAAAAGATACCAATTCTTATTCTTACCCTTTATTTACAGATACAAAAGATAGAACTTTATACACTTTGGCTCTGGTTTTCCCTAAAAAAGAATATTCTTTGGCAATGAATAATTGGCCAATGCTTTTAGGAACTTTTCTTTCACTTTTGACGATTTTGGGAATTTATATTATTTCCATTAACTATATGATGAGGCAGAAAAAAATGGCAGAAGTGAAAACTGATTTCATCAACAATATGTCGCATGAATTCAAAACACCACTCGCAACAATTTCTGTAGCTACAGATTCTTTGGCAAATGATAAAATTGCGACCAATCCAGATAAGGTAAAATACTATTCTCAACTCATCAAACAGGAGAATCTGAGGATGAAAAAGCAGGTAGAAAACATTCTGAACATGTCTAAACTGGAAAGAAATGAAGTAGAATTATTCTTAAAAGAGACCAATGTAAGAGAATTGATAAAAAAGACAACAGAGTCATTTAATCTGATTATTCAGCAGAGAAACGGAAAGCTTATTCAGGAATTTAATGCCACTCATTTTACTTTTAAAATAGACGAGTTTCATATTTCAAATATGTTGGTGAATCTTTTAGACAACGCAAACAAATACTCACCAGAACCGCCTGAAATCTGTATTAAAACTAAAAATGAAGGAAATTGGTACGTATTAGAAATTTCAGATAAAGGAATGGGAATGGAAACCCACAACAAAACCAAAATTTTCGAAAAATTCTTTAGAGAAGAAACCGGAAATATTCATAATGTAAAAGGACAAGGTCTCGGACTTTCCTATGTAAAGAAAATTGTAGAACTACACAAAGGACAGATTATTGTAGATTCTGAAAAAGATAAAGGAAGTAAGTTTATTATTAAACTTCCAATGGTATAA
- a CDS encoding S9 family peptidase, producing MEAPKAKKIEKTLEIHGDRRIDNYFWMNEKENPEVIKYLEEENAYADFVMKDSEEFQQELFEEMKARYKKDDESLPYFFNEYWYIVRYEEGKEYPIFCRKYKTLENKEEIVLDVNILAEGEEFFEVANVAVSPNNRLASFSSDNVGRRIYTLNFKDLKTNEILSDKIENTTGKAVWANDNEHIFYIRKDESLRAYKVYRHKLGTNTSEDILIFHEEDETFDVNVFKTKSMEYIFMASSSTISDEHHFIPADNVFAEWKVIQPRIDDLEYSVEHYEDEFYIITNADDATNFKIVKAKIDNCGMENWVDVIPHREEVLLEGFEIFKNYLILEEREEGLLQIKIIDEKNQESYYLPFSDPTYTAYIGTNLEFDTEVLRYGYTSLTQPNSTYEYNLKDKTTKLLKQQEVLGGKFNPENYVSERIWADSRDGEEKIPISLVYHKDTKKSAETPVLLYGYGSYGHTVDASFSNVRLSILDRGFIYAIAHIRGGEYLGREWYEDGKMLFKKNTFFDFIDAGKYLIKENYTSSKHLYAMGGSAGGLLVGAVMNYEPTLFNGIVAQVPFVDVVSTMLDETIPLTTGEYDEWGNPNDEEYYHYMKEYSPYDNVEAKNYPHTLITTGFHDSQVQYWEPAKWTAKLRELKTDNNLLIFKTDMSSGHGGASGRFESLKEDALEYAFLLMINDKR from the coding sequence ATGGAAGCTCCAAAGGCAAAAAAAATAGAAAAAACACTCGAAATACACGGCGACAGAAGAATTGATAATTATTTCTGGATGAATGAAAAAGAAAATCCGGAAGTCATCAAATATCTTGAAGAAGAAAATGCCTATGCAGACTTTGTAATGAAAGATTCTGAGGAATTTCAGCAAGAGCTTTTTGAGGAAATGAAAGCCAGATACAAGAAAGATGATGAGTCTTTACCGTATTTCTTTAATGAATATTGGTATATCGTGCGATACGAAGAGGGAAAAGAATACCCAATTTTTTGCAGAAAATATAAAACTCTTGAAAACAAAGAAGAAATTGTTCTCGATGTAAACATTCTTGCAGAGGGAGAAGAGTTTTTTGAAGTAGCTAACGTTGCAGTAAGCCCGAATAACAGATTAGCATCATTTTCGTCAGACAATGTCGGAAGAAGAATTTATACTTTAAATTTTAAAGATTTAAAAACCAATGAAATTCTTTCTGATAAAATTGAAAATACGACAGGAAAAGCGGTTTGGGCCAACGATAACGAGCATATTTTCTATATCCGAAAAGATGAAAGTTTAAGAGCCTACAAAGTTTACAGACATAAATTAGGAACCAACACTTCGGAAGATATTTTAATTTTCCACGAAGAAGATGAAACTTTTGACGTGAATGTTTTCAAGACAAAATCTATGGAATATATTTTCATGGCAAGCTCGAGCACCATTTCAGATGAGCATCATTTTATTCCTGCAGATAATGTTTTTGCAGAATGGAAAGTTATCCAACCAAGAATTGATGATTTGGAATATTCTGTAGAACACTACGAAGACGAATTTTACATCATTACCAATGCAGACGATGCTACCAATTTTAAAATTGTAAAAGCAAAAATCGATAATTGTGGAATGGAAAACTGGGTGGATGTTATTCCGCACCGTGAAGAAGTTTTACTGGAAGGTTTTGAGATTTTTAAAAACTATCTTATTCTTGAAGAAAGAGAGGAAGGTTTATTGCAAATAAAAATCATCGACGAAAAAAATCAGGAATCTTATTATTTACCTTTTTCAGACCCAACATATACCGCTTATATTGGAACTAATTTAGAATTTGACACCGAAGTTCTGCGTTATGGTTACACTTCTTTAACTCAGCCAAATTCTACTTACGAATACAATTTGAAAGATAAAACCACCAAACTCCTGAAACAACAAGAAGTTCTGGGTGGAAAATTTAATCCTGAGAATTATGTTTCAGAAAGAATTTGGGCAGATTCAAGAGATGGTGAAGAAAAAATTCCGATTTCTTTAGTTTATCATAAAGACACCAAAAAATCTGCTGAAACTCCGGTTCTTTTGTATGGGTATGGAAGTTATGGGCATACGGTTGATGCAAGTTTTTCGAATGTAAGATTATCAATTCTCGACAGAGGGTTTATTTATGCAATCGCTCACATCCGTGGTGGTGAATATTTAGGAAGAGAATGGTATGAAGACGGAAAAATGCTGTTTAAGAAAAATACTTTCTTTGATTTTATTGATGCAGGAAAATATTTAATTAAAGAAAATTACACCTCTTCAAAACATTTGTACGCAATGGGCGGAAGCGCAGGTGGATTATTGGTAGGAGCCGTAATGAATTATGAACCTACCCTATTCAACGGAATTGTAGCGCAAGTTCCTTTTGTAGATGTAGTTTCTACAATGTTGGACGAGACCATTCCTTTAACAACCGGAGAATACGATGAATGGGGAAATCCGAATGACGAAGAATATTATCATTACATGAAAGAATATTCGCCATATGATAATGTTGAAGCAAAAAATTACCCACACACATTGATTACGACTGGTTTCCACGATTCTCAGGTACAATATTGGGAACCTGCAAAATGGACTGCAAAATTAAGAGAATTAAAAACCGATAATAACCTTCTAATTTTCAAAACCGACATGAGCTCGGGACACGGCGGCGCAAGCGGAAGATTTGAATCTTTAAAAGAAGATGCGCTGGAATATGCTTTTCTTTTAATGATCAATGATAAGCGATGA
- a CDS encoding SRPBCC family protein — MSSTIVFNQDFNSKSIYVMKIYDAEISKIWEYFTKPELLDLWWAPKPWVCKTDSLHFEEGGVWLYSMNGPDGEKIFSLVKYGKIDEHRSVDGIDAFCDADGNVDERFPQTQWLIGFTGIEQGTKISLNIHFKSEDDMKKQLEMGFEEGFKMGLNQLEEIFNNLKS, encoded by the coding sequence ATGAGCTCAACAATTGTTTTTAATCAGGATTTTAATTCGAAGAGTATTTATGTGATGAAGATTTATGATGCAGAAATATCAAAAATATGGGAGTATTTTACAAAACCTGAACTCCTTGATTTGTGGTGGGCGCCTAAGCCTTGGGTGTGTAAAACGGATTCCTTACACTTCGAGGAAGGTGGGGTTTGGCTATATTCCATGAATGGACCAGATGGAGAAAAAATATTTTCGTTGGTTAAATATGGTAAAATAGATGAGCATAGAAGTGTTGATGGTATTGATGCTTTTTGCGATGCCGATGGGAATGTAGATGAAAGATTTCCGCAAACACAATGGCTGATTGGTTTTACAGGGATTGAACAAGGAACAAAAATTTCTCTCAACATTCATTTCAAATCTGAAGATGATATGAAAAAACAATTGGAAATGGGATTTGAAGAAGGTTTTAAAATGGGTTTAAACCAGCTTGAAGAGATTTTTAATAATTTGAAAAGTTGA
- a CDS encoding response regulator transcription factor, with amino-acid sequence MSNRILLVEDDQSFGAVLKDYLTINNFEVTLAVDGEQGLKEFTESEFDICIFDVMMPKKDGFSLAEDVKKIDKNTPIIFLTARNMREDILKGYQLGADDYITKPFDTELLLYKIKAILQRSSTLENEEQEQFKISNIFFDSMLRQLRVGDNEYKLSPKENELLKLLCLHRNDFMPRDLALRKIWKKENYFTARSMDVYIAKLRKLLKDDEGLEIINVHGEGFRLLVKN; translated from the coding sequence ATGAGCAACAGAATATTATTAGTAGAAGACGATCAGAGTTTCGGTGCAGTACTGAAAGATTATCTTACGATAAACAATTTTGAAGTAACCCTTGCCGTAGATGGCGAACAAGGACTAAAAGAATTTACAGAAAGTGAATTCGACATTTGTATCTTCGACGTGATGATGCCTAAAAAAGACGGTTTTTCATTAGCTGAAGATGTAAAAAAGATTGATAAAAATACCCCAATCATTTTCTTGACTGCAAGAAACATGAGAGAAGACATTTTGAAAGGATACCAATTGGGAGCAGATGATTATATCACAAAACCATTTGATACCGAATTACTTTTATATAAAATTAAAGCGATTCTTCAGAGAAGTTCTACTTTGGAAAATGAAGAGCAGGAGCAATTTAAAATCAGTAATATTTTCTTTGATTCTATGCTGAGACAATTGAGAGTGGGTGATAACGAATACAAACTTTCGCCTAAAGAAAATGAGCTTTTAAAATTGCTTTGTCTTCACAGAAACGACTTTATGCCTAGAGATTTAGCATTAAGAAAAATCTGGAAAAAAGAAAATTATTTTACAGCAAGAAGTATGGATGTTTACATTGCTAAACTTAGAAAACTGCTTAAAGATGATGAAGGTTTAGAAATCATCAACGTACATGGTGAAGGTTTCAGACTTTTAGTTAAGAACTAA
- a CDS encoding polyprenol monophosphomannose synthase, protein MKKLVIIPTYNEKENIENIISAVFALEEGFHVLVVDDSSPDKTADIVKELQKKFPHTLHLSIRHIKDGLGKAYIHGFKWALQNNYDYIFEMDADFSHDPKDLPKLFEACKNADMAVGSRYSKGVNVVNWPMGRVLLSYFASKYVRFILGLPIHDTTAGFVCFSKKTLEEIGLDNVRLKGYGFQIEMKFRAFKKGFKIVEVPIIFTNRILGESKMNGGIIHEAVFGVLNLKWKSIINRL, encoded by the coding sequence ATGAAAAAACTCGTCATAATTCCGACCTATAACGAAAAGGAGAATATAGAAAATATAATTTCCGCTGTTTTTGCATTGGAAGAAGGGTTTCATGTCTTAGTGGTAGACGATTCTTCGCCAGACAAGACGGCAGATATTGTAAAAGAACTTCAAAAAAAGTTTCCCCACACGCTTCATCTTTCCATAAGACATATTAAAGATGGCCTAGGAAAGGCATATATCCATGGTTTTAAATGGGCACTTCAAAACAATTATGATTACATTTTTGAGATGGATGCCGATTTTTCGCACGACCCGAAAGATTTGCCAAAACTTTTTGAAGCTTGCAAAAATGCAGATATGGCAGTCGGTTCACGTTATTCTAAAGGGGTAAATGTTGTTAACTGGCCAATGGGAAGAGTTTTGCTTTCTTACTTTGCATCAAAATATGTAAGATTTATTTTGGGGCTTCCAATTCATGATACTACAGCTGGTTTTGTATGTTTTTCAAAAAAAACTTTAGAAGAAATAGGCTTGGATAATGTGAGATTGAAAGGGTATGGTTTTCAGATTGAAATGAAATTCAGAGCTTTCAAAAAAGGATTCAAAATTGTAGAAGTTCCGATTATTTTCACCAACAGAATTTTGGGTGAAAGTAAAATGAATGGTGGAATCATTCATGAAGCAGTGTTTGGTGTTTTAAATTTAAAATGGAAATCAATCATCAACAGGTTATGA
- a CDS encoding uroporphyrinogen-III synthase, which yields MRIKSILVSQPAPSESSPYLEIAKKEKIKIDFRPFIHVEGVDNKELRTQKIDLTQYTGIIFTSKNAIDHYFRLAEDLRFAVPDTMRYICQSEAIANYLQKHIVYRKRKISFGEKNFADLLPLFKKFPSEKYLLPSSDVLSPDIVKTMEASNVDWTRAIMYRTVCSDLTDINIADYDMLIFFSPQGIKSLQQNFPDFKQEDTKIGVFGPTTSAAAEEAGLTINLMAPTKETPSMTMALEKFIKALHK from the coding sequence ATGAGAATAAAGTCAATATTGGTTTCTCAACCAGCGCCTAGTGAGTCTTCTCCATATCTGGAAATAGCGAAGAAGGAAAAAATAAAAATTGACTTCCGCCCTTTTATCCACGTCGAAGGAGTAGATAACAAAGAACTTAGAACACAGAAAATAGACCTTACACAATATACAGGTATTATTTTTACCAGCAAAAATGCGATAGACCACTATTTCAGACTTGCTGAGGATTTAAGATTTGCCGTACCAGACACAATGAGATACATTTGTCAGTCTGAGGCAATTGCCAATTATCTTCAGAAACATATTGTATACAGGAAAAGAAAAATCAGTTTTGGTGAAAAAAACTTTGCTGACCTTTTACCTCTTTTCAAAAAATTTCCTTCTGAAAAATACTTATTGCCTTCGTCAGACGTTTTAAGTCCGGATATTGTAAAAACAATGGAGGCTTCTAATGTAGACTGGACAAGAGCGATTATGTACAGAACAGTTTGCAGCGATTTGACAGACATTAACATCGCAGATTACGATATGTTGATTTTCTTCAGTCCGCAAGGAATAAAATCTTTACAGCAAAATTTCCCTGACTTCAAACAGGAAGACACAAAAATAGGAGTTTTCGGACCCACAACTTCAGCAGCAGCAGAAGAAGCGGGGCTAACAATAAACTTAATGGCTCCAACAAAAGAAACACCTTCAATGACAATGGCATTGGAAAAATTTATTAAAGCTCTTCACAAATAG
- a CDS encoding LptF/LptG family permease, translating to MLKIVDGYIVKKYLGTFSFMLILLSIVVLVIDVQQKIPRIEKATEIDPKLDLTYFLIHFYPYWIINLVITFLAILVFISVIYFTSRMANNTEIVAIISSGASFHRFARPYLLTSLLIAAISLTVNHFVLPWANVKKNQLEAYTYNAAAKEKILGTAPVSAQLSKTEYIFINSWNKREKRGYGFLYQKFDKDRKLIYELKATDVVWQQDKKSFLLNSYLEKTINKDDSEKLGQGFELKKNYGQDPEELFPNELLGQNKTTPDLIKFIQREKDKGNSNLNSHLNEFYQRTSMPVSIIILTFLALSLSSQKKRGGLGINLAIGISLAFVFVFSFEALKVVSENKSMSPALAMWFPNIIFFPITLFLYLKRANQ from the coding sequence ATGCTTAAAATAGTAGACGGATATATCGTAAAAAAATACCTTGGAACTTTTAGTTTCATGTTGATATTGCTGTCTATTGTTGTTTTGGTAATTGATGTTCAGCAGAAAATTCCCAGAATAGAAAAAGCAACTGAAATTGATCCGAAATTAGATTTAACCTACTTTTTGATTCATTTTTATCCTTATTGGATTATCAACTTGGTGATCACCTTCTTGGCGATTCTTGTTTTTATATCGGTGATTTATTTTACCTCAAGAATGGCCAATAATACCGAAATTGTCGCGATTATAAGCAGTGGTGCCAGTTTTCACAGATTTGCAAGGCCTTATTTATTGACTTCTTTGCTTATTGCTGCTATTTCTTTAACGGTGAATCATTTCGTTTTGCCTTGGGCCAACGTTAAGAAAAACCAGCTAGAAGCCTATACGTATAATGCTGCGGCTAAAGAGAAAATTCTTGGAACAGCTCCTGTTTCAGCTCAGCTTAGTAAAACGGAATATATATTCATTAACTCATGGAATAAAAGAGAAAAAAGAGGCTATGGATTTCTGTATCAGAAGTTTGATAAAGACCGGAAACTCATCTATGAGCTTAAAGCAACTGATGTTGTTTGGCAACAAGACAAAAAAAGTTTTTTGCTGAATAGCTATTTAGAAAAAACCATCAATAAAGATGATTCAGAAAAGCTGGGCCAGGGTTTTGAGTTGAAAAAAAATTACGGACAAGATCCGGAAGAACTTTTTCCTAATGAGCTTTTAGGACAAAATAAAACAACCCCCGATCTTATAAAATTCATTCAGCGTGAAAAAGATAAAGGGAACAGCAACCTGAATTCTCACCTGAACGAGTTTTATCAGCGTACTTCAATGCCTGTTTCGATTATTATTTTGACCTTTTTGGCGCTTTCTCTTTCATCACAAAAGAAAAGAGGAGGTTTAGGGATTAACTTGGCGATTGGTATTTCTTTGGCATTCGTATTTGTATTTTCATTTGAAGCCTTAAAAGTGGTTTCTGAGAACAAAAGTATGTCGCCCGCATTGGCGATGTGGTTTCCGAATATTATATTCTTCCCGATTACTTTGTTTTTATATCTAAAAAGAGCCAATCAATAA
- a CDS encoding four helix bundle protein, whose product MDNLDYNKVFAIKTKQIAISIIKEFSKLPYNEAFSVIRKQIYRSSTSMAANYRAMCRARSKAERFSKKIIHCY is encoded by the coding sequence ATGGATAACTTAGATTACAATAAAGTTTTCGCAATAAAAACAAAACAAATTGCGATAAGTATTATTAAGGAATTCTCAAAACTTCCTTATAACGAAGCCTTTTCTGTAATAAGAAAGCAAATATATAGATCGTCTACATCAATGGCAGCAAATTACAGAGCAATGTGTAGAGCAAGATCAAAAGCTGAACGCTTTTCAAAAAAAATTATCCATTGTTATTGA